A region from the Pseudomonas cucumis genome encodes:
- a CDS encoding zinc ribbon domain-containing protein YjdM: protein MSTLPPCPKCNSEYTYEDGAQLICPECAHEWSASGEAEAASDDTVKKDSVGNVLQDGDTITVIKDLKVKGTSLVVKVGTKVKNIRLCDGDHDIDCKIDGIGPMKLKSEFVRKV, encoded by the coding sequence GTGAGCACGTTGCCACCCTGCCCGAAATGCAATTCCGAATACACCTATGAAGACGGCGCACAGCTGATCTGCCCGGAGTGCGCCCACGAGTGGTCCGCCAGCGGCGAAGCCGAAGCGGCCTCCGATGACACCGTGAAAAAGGATTCGGTCGGCAATGTCCTGCAGGACGGCGATACCATCACCGTGATCAAGGACCTCAAGGTCAAAGGCACGTCGCTGGTGGTCAAGGTCGGCACCAAGGTCAAGAACATCCGCCTGTGCGATGGCGACCACGACATCGACTGCAAGATCGACGGCATCGGCCCGATGAAACTCAAATCCGAGTTCGTCAGAAAAGTCTGA
- a CDS encoding CreA family protein, with amino-acid sequence MRVAKGLLGLLFAMPLLASAEEVGQVSTVFKFVGPNDRIVVEAFDDPKVDGVTCYLSRAKTGGVKGGLGLAEDRAEASIACRQVGPISFKGELKDGEEVFKERTSLVFKTMQVVRFLDKKRNTLVYLVYSDRLIEGSPQNAVTAIPILPWTHAQ; translated from the coding sequence ATGCGTGTGGCAAAAGGATTATTGGGTTTGTTGTTCGCAATGCCACTGCTGGCCTCGGCCGAGGAAGTTGGCCAGGTGTCGACGGTGTTCAAGTTTGTTGGCCCGAACGACCGTATCGTTGTCGAGGCGTTTGACGATCCGAAGGTAGATGGCGTGACCTGCTATCTGTCGCGAGCCAAGACAGGTGGTGTGAAAGGTGGTCTGGGGTTGGCCGAGGATCGCGCCGAGGCGTCGATTGCGTGTCGTCAGGTCGGGCCGATCAGCTTCAAGGGAGAACTCAAGGATGGCGAGGAAGTGTTCAAGGAGCGCACCTCGCTGGTGTTCAAGACGATGCAGGTGGTGCGATTCCTCGACAAGAAGCGCAATACGCTGGTGTATCTGGTGTACAGCGATCGTTTGATCGAGGGCAGCCCGCAGAATGCGGTGACGGCGATTCCGATCTTGCCGTGGACGCACGCTCAATAA
- the rpmA gene encoding 50S ribosomal protein L27, translating to MAHKKAGGSTRNGRDSEAKRLGVKMYGGQVIIPGNIIVRQRGTQFHAGYGVGMGKDHTLFAKIDGVIKFEVKGAFGRRYVSIVPKTDVVAA from the coding sequence ATGGCACACAAAAAAGCTGGTGGTAGTACCCGTAACGGTCGCGACTCAGAAGCCAAACGCCTTGGCGTGAAGATGTATGGCGGCCAGGTTATCATTCCGGGCAACATCATCGTGCGTCAGCGCGGCACCCAATTCCACGCTGGCTACGGCGTTGGCATGGGCAAAGATCACACTCTGTTCGCTAAAATCGACGGCGTGATCAAGTTTGAAGTAAAAGGCGCCTTCGGTCGTCGTTACGTAAGCATTGTTCCGAAGACTGACGTCGTCGCGGCATAA
- a CDS encoding polyprenyl synthetase family protein, which translates to MQPQAFYRAVADDFSAVDGIIKKQLTSRVPLVSKIGDYITSAGGKRLRPLLVLLCGKALGREGDDLRLLAATIEFLHTATLLHDDVVDMSGMRRGRSTANAMWGNAPSVLVGDFLYSRSFEMMVELGSMPVMKILSQATRIIAEGEVLQLSKVRDASTTEETYMEVIRGKTAMLFEASTHSAAALAGASPEQSEALRTFGDHLGVAFQLVDDLLDYRGDAETLGKNVGDDLAEGKPTLPLIYTMREGTPEQAALVRQAIQKGGIEDLESIREAVEASGSLDYTAQLARDYVARAIKCLDALPASEYRDALVELSEFAVARTH; encoded by the coding sequence ATGCAACCCCAAGCTTTCTACCGCGCGGTGGCGGACGATTTTAGCGCCGTCGACGGCATCATCAAGAAACAGCTGACTTCCCGAGTGCCGCTGGTATCGAAAATCGGCGACTACATTACCTCGGCTGGCGGTAAACGCCTGCGCCCGTTGCTCGTGCTGCTGTGCGGCAAGGCACTCGGCCGCGAAGGCGATGACCTGCGCCTGCTGGCCGCGACCATCGAGTTCCTGCACACCGCCACCCTGCTGCACGACGACGTCGTCGACATGTCCGGCATGCGCCGTGGCCGCTCGACCGCCAACGCGATGTGGGGCAACGCACCGAGCGTGCTGGTGGGCGACTTCCTGTATTCGCGTTCTTTCGAAATGATGGTCGAACTGGGCTCCATGCCGGTGATGAAGATCCTTTCGCAAGCCACGCGCATCATCGCCGAAGGCGAAGTGTTGCAGCTGTCGAAGGTCCGCGACGCCAGCACCACGGAAGAAACCTACATGGAAGTCATCCGCGGCAAAACCGCGATGCTCTTCGAAGCCTCGACCCACAGTGCCGCGGCCCTGGCCGGTGCCTCGCCGGAACAGAGCGAAGCACTGCGCACCTTCGGCGATCACCTGGGGGTGGCGTTCCAATTGGTCGACGACCTGTTGGATTACCGTGGCGACGCCGAAACCCTGGGCAAGAACGTCGGTGACGATCTGGCCGAAGGTAAACCGACGCTGCCGCTGATCTACACCATGCGCGAAGGCACTCCAGAGCAGGCCGCACTGGTTCGTCAGGCGATCCAGAAAGGCGGCATCGAAGATCTGGAAAGCATTCGCGAAGCCGTTGAAGCTTCCGGCTCGCTGGATTACACCGCGCAACTGGCCCGCGATTACGTAGCCCGTGCGATCAAGTGCCTCGACGCCCTGCCCGCCAGCGAATACCGCGATGCATTGGTGGAATTGAGCGAGTTTGCGGTCGCCCGTACGCACTGA
- the cgtA gene encoding Obg family GTPase CgtA: MKFVDEVSIRVKAGDGGNGCMSFRREKFIENGGPNGGDGGDGGSVYMVADENLNTLVDYRYTRHFDAERGSNGGSTDCTGKKGEELVLRVPVGTTVIDSATQEVIGDLTKAGQRLLVAHGGWHGLGNTRFKSSTNRAPRQTTPGKPGEQRDLKLEMKVLADVGLLGLPNAGKSTFIRSVSAAKPKVADYPFTTLVPNLGVVSVDRWKSFVVADIPGLIEGASDGAGLGIRFLKHLSRTRLLLHLVDMAPLDDTSAPDAAEVIVSELTKFSPSLAERDRWLVLNKCDQILEEEHDARVKEIVDRLEWTGPVYVISAIAKQGTERLCHDIMRYLEDRADRLANDPAYKEELAELDQRIEDEARAQLQALDDQRALRRSGVKSVHDIGDDDWDEEDVDDEDGPEIIYVRD; this comes from the coding sequence ATGAAGTTTGTTGATGAAGTATCGATTCGAGTAAAGGCCGGGGACGGCGGCAACGGTTGCATGAGCTTCCGTCGCGAAAAATTCATTGAGAACGGCGGCCCGAACGGCGGCGATGGTGGTGATGGCGGCTCGGTCTACATGGTCGCCGACGAAAACCTGAATACCCTGGTGGACTACCGTTACACCCGGCACTTCGATGCCGAGCGTGGTTCCAACGGCGGCAGCACTGACTGTACCGGCAAGAAAGGTGAAGAGTTGGTGCTGCGCGTTCCGGTCGGCACTACCGTTATCGATTCTGCGACTCAGGAAGTGATCGGCGACCTGACCAAGGCTGGCCAGCGTCTGCTGGTGGCTCATGGCGGCTGGCACGGTCTGGGTAACACTCGTTTCAAATCCAGCACCAACCGGGCGCCGCGCCAGACTACGCCGGGCAAGCCGGGTGAGCAGCGCGACCTGAAACTGGAGATGAAGGTGTTGGCGGACGTCGGTCTGCTTGGTTTGCCGAACGCTGGCAAAAGTACCTTCATTCGCTCGGTATCGGCCGCCAAGCCGAAAGTCGCCGACTACCCGTTCACCACTCTGGTGCCGAACCTGGGGGTGGTCAGCGTCGATCGCTGGAAGAGCTTCGTGGTGGCGGACATTCCGGGCCTGATCGAAGGTGCTTCCGATGGCGCGGGCCTGGGGATTCGTTTCCTCAAGCACTTGTCGCGTACTCGTCTGCTGCTGCATCTCGTCGACATGGCGCCGCTGGATGACACCAGTGCTCCGGATGCCGCTGAAGTAATCGTCAGCGAGCTGACCAAGTTCAGCCCGTCCCTGGCTGAGCGTGATCGCTGGCTGGTGCTGAACAAGTGCGACCAGATCCTTGAAGAAGAGCACGACGCTCGCGTCAAGGAAATCGTTGATCGTCTGGAGTGGACTGGTCCGGTCTACGTGATCTCCGCGATCGCCAAGCAAGGCACCGAGCGTCTTTGCCATGACATCATGCGTTATCTGGAAGATCGTGCCGATCGTCTGGCTAACGACCCGGCCTACAAGGAAGAGCTGGCCGAGCTCGATCAGCGCATCGAAGATGAGGCGCGCGCCCAGTTGCAGGCGCTGGACGATCAGCGTGCCCTGCGTCGCAGTGGCGTGAAGTCGGTCCATGACATCGGTGACGACGATTGGGACGAAGAAGATGTGGATGACGAAGACGGTCCGGAAATCATTTACGTGCGTGACTGA
- the proB gene encoding glutamate 5-kinase, producing the protein MRSKVTGAQRWVVKIGSALLTADGKGLDRAAMGVWVEQMVALHEAGVELVLVSSGAVAAGMSRLGWTVRPSAMHELQAAAAIGQMGLVQAWESSFAEHGRHTAQILLTHDDLSDRKRYLNARSTLRALVELKVIPVINENDTVVTDEIRFGDNDTLAALVANLVEADLLVILTDRDGMFDADPRNNPDAKLIYEARADDPALDAVAGSTGGALGRGGMQTKLRAARLAARSGAHTIIVGGRIERVLDRLKAGERIGTLLSPERGMLAARKQWLAGHLQTRGTLVLDAGAVTALSQGNKSLLPVGVKLVQGSFRRGEMVVCVAPDGREIARGLANYSALEAQKIIGQSSEAIVGLLGYMAEPELVHRDNLILV; encoded by the coding sequence ATGCGGAGCAAGGTGACAGGTGCGCAGCGTTGGGTCGTGAAGATCGGCAGCGCTTTGCTGACGGCGGACGGCAAAGGCCTGGATCGCGCGGCAATGGGTGTCTGGGTTGAGCAGATGGTTGCCCTGCACGAGGCGGGCGTCGAGCTGGTGCTGGTGTCCTCCGGGGCGGTGGCGGCTGGCATGAGTCGTCTGGGTTGGACCGTACGACCCAGTGCAATGCATGAGTTGCAGGCGGCTGCCGCCATCGGTCAGATGGGGTTGGTGCAGGCCTGGGAGTCGAGCTTCGCCGAGCATGGCCGGCATACCGCGCAGATTCTCCTGACCCATGACGATTTGTCCGACCGCAAGCGCTACCTGAATGCTCGCAGTACGCTACGCGCGCTGGTCGAGCTCAAGGTGATCCCGGTGATCAACGAGAACGACACCGTGGTCACCGACGAAATCCGTTTCGGCGACAACGATACGTTGGCGGCGTTGGTGGCGAACCTGGTCGAAGCTGATTTGCTGGTGATCCTCACTGATCGCGATGGCATGTTCGACGCCGATCCGCGCAACAATCCCGACGCCAAGTTGATTTACGAGGCGCGTGCCGATGATCCGGCGCTGGATGCAGTGGCTGGCAGTACGGGCGGAGCGCTGGGTCGTGGCGGTATGCAGACCAAGTTGCGTGCTGCGCGTCTGGCGGCGCGTTCCGGTGCGCACACCATCATTGTCGGTGGACGCATTGAGCGAGTGCTGGATCGTCTCAAGGCTGGCGAGCGCATCGGCACCTTGTTGTCACCTGAGCGCGGCATGCTGGCGGCGCGCAAGCAGTGGCTGGCCGGGCATCTGCAAACTCGCGGCACGCTGGTGCTGGATGCGGGGGCGGTGACGGCGTTGTCCCAAGGCAACAAAAGTTTGCTGCCAGTGGGCGTCAAGCTGGTCCAGGGCAGTTTTCGTCGTGGCGAAATGGTGGTCTGCGTGGCGCCGGACGGTCGTGAAATCGCCCGTGGCCTGGCTAACTACAGTGCTCTGGAAGCACAAAAAATCATCGGTCAGTCGTCTGAGGCGATTGTCGGTCTGTTGGGGTATATGGCTGAGCCGGAACTGGTTCACCGCGATAACCTGATTCTGGTCTGA
- the rplU gene encoding 50S ribosomal protein L21, with the protein MSYAVIVTGGKQYKVAPGEYLKIEKLEIATGESVTFDRVLLVANGDDVNIGAPVVPGATVVAEVISQGRHDKVRIIKFRRRKHHMKRMGHRQWYTEIKITGIQA; encoded by the coding sequence ATGTCTTATGCAGTAATCGTTACTGGTGGCAAGCAGTACAAAGTTGCTCCAGGTGAATACCTGAAGATCGAAAAACTGGAAATCGCTACCGGCGAATCCGTTACTTTTGATCGCGTTCTGTTGGTTGCCAATGGCGACGACGTGAATATCGGCGCTCCAGTTGTTCCTGGCGCTACCGTTGTGGCTGAAGTGATCTCCCAAGGTCGTCACGATAAAGTCCGCATCATCAAGTTCCGTCGTCGTAAGCACCACATGAAGCGTATGGGCCACCGCCAGTGGTACACCGAGATCAAAATCACCGGTATTCAGGCTTAA
- a CDS encoding PA4570 family protein: MTYLIDAWLDRPHPYLRILHRETGEVCAVLEEEALNELQDQGDLDVNGLSSSEPVVLKELVRNLFLFCYARALRPTNELHHKIEL; encoded by the coding sequence ATGACTTATTTGATCGATGCCTGGCTGGACCGCCCACATCCCTATCTCAGAATCCTGCATCGGGAAACCGGGGAAGTCTGTGCGGTGCTTGAAGAAGAAGCCTTGAACGAGCTACAGGATCAGGGTGATCTGGACGTCAACGGCCTGAGTTCCAGCGAGCCGGTGGTGCTCAAGGAACTGGTGCGCAATCTGTTTCTATTCTGCTATGCCCGGGCATTGCGCCCGACGAATGAGTTGCATCACAAGATCGAACTATGA
- a CDS encoding FKBP-type peptidyl-prolyl cis-trans isomerase, which yields MSEVNLSTDETRVSYGIGRQLGDQLRDNPPPGVSLDAILAGLTDAFAGKPSRVGQEEMSASFKVIREIMQAEAAAKAEAAAGEGLAFLAENAKREGITTLASGLQFEVLTQGEGAKPTREDQVRTHYHGTLIDGTVFDSSYDRGQPAEFPVGGVIAGWTEALQLMNAGSKWRLYVPSELAYGAQGVGSIPPHSVLVFDVELLDVL from the coding sequence ATGTCCGAAGTAAACCTGTCCACCGACGAAACCCGCGTCAGCTACGGCATTGGCCGTCAGTTGGGCGACCAACTGCGTGACAACCCGCCACCGGGCGTTAGCCTGGACGCGATCCTGGCTGGTCTGACCGACGCGTTCGCCGGCAAGCCAAGCCGTGTGGGTCAGGAAGAAATGTCCGCCAGCTTCAAGGTGATTCGCGAAATCATGCAAGCCGAAGCTGCAGCCAAGGCTGAAGCCGCTGCTGGCGAAGGCCTGGCTTTCCTGGCTGAAAACGCCAAGCGCGAAGGCATCACCACGCTGGCTTCCGGCTTGCAATTCGAAGTGCTGACTCAAGGTGAAGGCGCCAAGCCGACTCGTGAAGATCAAGTGCGCACTCACTACCACGGCACTCTGATCGACGGCACTGTGTTTGACAGCTCCTACGATCGTGGTCAGCCTGCAGAATTCCCGGTTGGCGGCGTCATCGCTGGCTGGACCGAAGCCCTGCAACTGATGAACGCCGGCAGCAAATGGCGTCTGTACGTGCCGAGCGAACTGGCTTACGGCGCTCAAGGCGTTGGCAGCATTCCGCCGCACAGCGTACTGGTATTCGACGTCGAACTGCTCGACGTTCTGTAA
- the rpsT gene encoding 30S ribosomal protein S20: MANTPSAKKRAKQAEKRRSHNASLRSMVRTYIKNVVKAIDAKDAEKAQAAYVLAVPVIDRMADKGIIHKNKAARHKSRLNGHVKALNVAAAA; this comes from the coding sequence GTGGCCAACACACCTTCCGCCAAAAAACGTGCAAAACAGGCTGAGAAGCGTCGCAGCCACAACGCCAGCCTGCGTTCCATGGTTCGTACCTACATCAAGAATGTAGTTAAAGCCATCGACGCAAAAGACGCTGAAAAAGCTCAAGCTGCTTACGTTCTGGCTGTGCCAGTTATCGACCGCATGGCCGATAAAGGCATCATCCACAAGAACAAAGCTGCTCGTCACAAGAGCCGCCTGAATGGCCACGTAAAGGCCCTGAACGTTGCCGCTGCTGCCTAA